TAGGGCCCGAGAAAAGGTGCTCCAGGATCATAAGAGCCACCGCCGAGGACGCCGACGTGCCGTAAGCCTCGTTCTTCGTCGTGAACGCTTCCCAGTCGATGCTGTCCGCTGATATTCGGAGCCTTAGTGCCAGGTCGAGTATCCAGATGAGCGCCGGGCTAGCGTTGAAGAAAAGGTGCTCGCAGAGGTGGTGCGCGCCGAATATCAGCTCATCTTCGAGACAAAGGCTGCGATGGTTGCCGCTCGGTACCGCGTCCCGCCATACGGACTCCATGTGGAAGTGCGCCGGCGTGCTCGACTCGTGAAACCCCCAGTGGAGTTCCACGTTTAGGGGTATGCCGTCCCCGCCGCCGTCCGCCTTCACATAAGTCGCGTGATTATATATCCGGAGCAGTTCGTCCAGGCTGTTGCCGGGCTCGATGCGCATCCCCGACTGCTCCAGGGCCCGCGCGGCGCCGGGTGCTGAGTCACGTGGCACCAGCAGGTCTATGTCGCAGAACGGCCGAAGTCCGGGGTCTTCGTAGAGCGTCCGGCAGTGCGAGATGCCTTTGATCGGGACGGCCGGTATGCCGAGATTCTCGAAATTCTGGAGTAGCGCTTCCGTCCAAGACAGTGCAGCGAGGTTCGTTCCCAGGGTGTCGAAGTACGCAGACTCGAGCTCCCGCCGCACATCTTCCGGCACGGAAGTCTCTCCCGCTCTCAGGACTGACCGCAGGATGGGCCGGATGCGGTGTTCGGCGCTTCTTGCGAGGACGTACTCCCAGTCGACGCCTTCCGGGACTCGAGGCGGCGAACACGCGGAGCCGCGGGCGGCGAAGCCGGACAGGGTCTCTCGGAGGAATATCAACTCCGAATCGAAGCCTGACCGTCCGCCCTCTTGACCCGCGCCGCGATAACTTGTCCGGCGGCCGACGCCCTTTCGCTCGGTTCTAGTCACGTGCATCCCTTCGCCCGATGATACGGGCCAGGATTCCGCCGCGTCCGTTCCCTCGGGGCGGCTCGTCCGTGTCGTCGGGG
This Armatimonadota bacterium DNA region includes the following protein-coding sequences:
- a CDS encoding nucleotidyltransferase family protein, encoding MTRTERKGVGRRTSYRGAGQEGGRSGFDSELIFLRETLSGFAARGSACSPPRVPEGVDWEYVLARSAEHRIRPILRSVLRAGETSVPEDVRRELESAYFDTLGTNLAALSWTEALLQNFENLGIPAVPIKGISHCRTLYEDPGLRPFCDIDLLVPRDSAPGAARALEQSGMRIEPGNSLDELLRIYNHATYVKADGGGDGIPLNVELHWGFHESSTPAHFHMESVWRDAVPSGNHRSLCLEDELIFGAHHLCEHLFFNASPALIWILDLALRLRISADSIDWEAFTTKNEAYGTSASSAVALMILEHLFSGP